One genomic segment of Nocardia spumae includes these proteins:
- a CDS encoding AAA family ATPase — translation MLRSFQVTNHRSLAESQELRLVGSRAGALPAPVTAVHGAAASGKSGLIDALAHMRDAVLHSVTGWDPYAGPVRTPHLGFADRPSEFAATFVAEGTPYTYGFRLDNADVTAEWLHSHPHNRKRIVFEREGEQVRIGPMFEPARYGITPLVPLMRPNALLLSLTGQMYAEALVPAYRWFSAQLDVQRGPTDPQAIAERLGGHISRSADNAARLLLLLRSAELGIEDLLLADNDPMYADYLRDLDGEIAGLAREVDACAASTAHALQVREKLGMEPTALERELSNLRAARDTLYSRMVARRGVGLGLVHAGIDATFDIADESTATLALLRLLPTVLDALDTGRVLAVDDIDTHLTGDTADRLIQLFQNPETNSRGGQLIFTTRNRTLIDRANGRSQSRRTTVWQLRRTSTGTSELTTD, via the coding sequence GTGCTGCGTAGTTTTCAGGTGACCAATCACCGATCCCTCGCCGAATCGCAGGAGCTCCGACTGGTCGGAAGCCGGGCCGGAGCGCTGCCGGCGCCGGTGACCGCCGTCCACGGCGCCGCCGCCAGCGGGAAATCCGGCCTGATCGACGCGCTCGCCCATATGCGCGACGCGGTGCTGCACTCGGTGACCGGCTGGGATCCGTACGCCGGCCCCGTGCGCACCCCGCACCTCGGATTCGCCGATCGCCCTTCGGAATTCGCCGCGACCTTCGTCGCCGAGGGCACCCCGTACACCTACGGTTTCCGGCTCGACAACGCCGATGTGACCGCCGAGTGGTTGCACAGCCATCCGCACAACCGCAAACGCATCGTGTTCGAACGCGAGGGTGAGCAGGTCCGGATCGGCCCGATGTTCGAACCGGCGCGCTACGGCATCACCCCGCTGGTCCCGCTGATGCGCCCGAACGCGTTGCTGCTCAGCCTGACCGGGCAGATGTACGCCGAGGCCCTGGTCCCCGCCTACCGCTGGTTCTCCGCGCAACTGGATGTGCAGCGGGGTCCCACCGATCCACAGGCCATCGCCGAACGCCTGGGCGGGCACATCTCCCGCTCCGCCGACAACGCCGCCCGGCTGCTCCTGCTGCTGCGATCGGCCGAACTGGGGATCGAGGATCTGCTCCTGGCCGACAACGATCCCATGTACGCCGACTATCTGCGCGATCTGGACGGTGAGATCGCCGGGCTGGCACGCGAAGTCGACGCCTGCGCGGCGTCGACCGCGCACGCGTTGCAGGTGCGCGAGAAGCTCGGGATGGAACCCACCGCACTCGAGCGGGAACTGAGCAATCTGCGCGCCGCCCGCGACACCCTCTACTCCCGCATGGTCGCCCGGCGCGGCGTCGGGCTCGGCCTGGTCCACGCGGGTATCGACGCCACCTTCGATATCGCCGACGAGTCCACCGCCACGCTGGCCCTGCTGCGACTGCTGCCGACCGTTCTCGATGCCCTCGATACCGGCCGGGTGCTGGCGGTCGACGATATCGACACCCACCTCACCGGCGATACCGCCGACCGCCTGATCCAGCTGTTCCAGAATCCGGAAACCAACTCCCGCGGCGGCCAGCTGATCTTCACGACCCGCAATCGGACCCTGATCGACCGGGCCAACGGCCGATCGCAATCGCGCCGCACCACGGTCTGGCAGCTGCGCCGGACCTCGACCGGCACCAGCGAGCTCACCACCGACTGA
- a CDS encoding methionine synthase, translating to MSDDDGGSRLRGGIATGVGSWPGTDPREAAATLVGELPDLAHLPESPARGAGSDMVGRASALLVDIRLDTTTRGYRLATRPGAIARRAHDLLRTDLDALEEAWELAGATGTGRVVKVQAVGPLTLAAQVELANGHRALTDPGAVRDLSESLAEGLATHAAEVSKRLGAAVVVQLDEPSAPAVLEGSLRGASVLNTVRALPEPEALHILDTVVTAQSGPVLVHSCATEPPLRFLRGSAAAAIGFDLAAIATGDLDAVGELLDSGKLLALGLVPTAAPPVPPTWRRLAEPGVRLIDRLGFGRRTLTDRVLVTPACGLASAPLSWARRALELSSDIARAYADDPESLTFD from the coding sequence ATGAGCGATGACGACGGCGGCTCGCGCCTGCGCGGCGGCATCGCCACCGGGGTCGGCTCATGGCCGGGTACCGATCCGCGCGAGGCCGCGGCCACCCTCGTCGGTGAGCTGCCCGATCTCGCGCATCTGCCCGAATCGCCCGCGCGCGGTGCCGGTTCCGATATGGTCGGGCGCGCCTCGGCGCTCCTGGTCGATATCCGGCTCGACACCACCACCCGCGGCTACCGCCTCGCCACTCGGCCCGGCGCGATCGCGCGCCGTGCTCACGATCTGCTGCGCACCGACCTCGACGCCCTCGAGGAGGCATGGGAGCTCGCGGGTGCGACCGGAACCGGTCGGGTGGTGAAAGTGCAGGCGGTCGGGCCGTTGACCCTGGCCGCGCAGGTGGAACTGGCCAACGGTCACCGCGCGCTGACCGATCCCGGTGCGGTGCGCGACCTTTCGGAATCGCTGGCGGAGGGACTGGCCACGCATGCGGCCGAGGTGAGCAAGCGGCTCGGCGCCGCAGTCGTGGTGCAACTGGACGAACCGTCCGCGCCGGCGGTCCTGGAGGGCAGCCTGCGCGGCGCCAGTGTGCTGAATACGGTGCGCGCACTTCCCGAACCCGAGGCCCTGCACATCCTCGACACGGTCGTCACCGCGCAATCCGGCCCGGTCCTGGTGCACAGCTGCGCCACCGAGCCGCCACTGCGGTTCCTGCGGGGAAGCGCCGCCGCCGCAATAGGTTTCGATCTGGCCGCCATCGCCACCGGTGATCTCGACGCGGTCGGCGAACTCCTCGATTCCGGGAAACTCCTGGCGCTGGGGCTGGTCCCCACCGCCGCGCCACCGGTCCCGCCGACCTGGCGGCGGCTCGCCGAGCCCGGCGTCCGGTTGATCGATCGCCTCGGCTTCGGTCGCCGCACCCTCACCGACCGCGTCCTGGTCACTCCCGCGTGCGGCCTGGCGTCGGCACCACTGAGCTGGGCCCGCCGCGCCCTGGAGCTGTCCTCCGATATCGCCCGCGCCTACGCCGACGACCCCGAATCCCTGACCTTCGACTGA